In Candidatus Nitrosarchaeum limnium SFB1, the following proteins share a genomic window:
- a CDS encoding hypothetical protein (hypothetical protein Nmar_0467): protein MVVIFSLGFSNVSYGQGVQTSGGVNVEGSWYLGEGLAKGDYFEYSMCEIDLHDCAPITFKFWIKGEKQLGTESLWDTEVVVIDGNKIIKGSMGLGKTAPEPITFDESLHDYAIAFKSSLSWLSAFATGNQNDLIHGPKEFKAAAWGKIGAIGGAQLITKRAETINTPAGVIDTVVVGWYSGKSNEIWVSDGFPFPVKALTYAWVTTGVAPVMFQFQIIDFKENVATSPFANVESTIQKSDLLHCPKEYYEYTSGRSSTNTFSMMIQYNYSPKVPLEGCFIDWKLNFMDKYNDVQFVDQVHYDIWVVDKDGNRLRSYAQDIGRADLFNGFGQAHILLPIKENAGLVRYIIFVHGTGPENSVPDASLGGYAAIDIQISENPYLTAANGDTSSPKIPSWIKNNAGWWKEGSIDDNSFVQGIQFLIKQGIMKIPPTTQGAGSGSNQIPAWIKNNAGWWAEGSIDDNSFIQGIQFLIKEGIMKIKQPSTSPPSGYQPESPFG from the coding sequence TTGGTTGTTATCTTTAGTCTTGGATTTTCAAATGTCTCTTATGGTCAAGGTGTTCAAACATCTGGTGGTGTCAATGTAGAGGGTTCATGGTATTTGGGAGAAGGTTTAGCCAAAGGTGATTATTTTGAATATTCAATGTGTGAAATAGATCTTCATGATTGTGCACCAATCACTTTTAAATTTTGGATAAAGGGAGAAAAACAACTTGGTACTGAATCATTATGGGATACAGAAGTAGTAGTTATTGACGGAAATAAAATTATCAAAGGCTCTATGGGACTAGGCAAAACTGCTCCTGAACCAATTACATTTGATGAAAGTCTTCATGATTATGCTATAGCTTTCAAGTCTTCGTTATCTTGGTTGTCTGCATTTGCTACAGGAAACCAAAATGATTTGATTCATGGACCAAAAGAGTTCAAAGCTGCAGCATGGGGAAAAATTGGTGCGATTGGTGGTGCACAATTAATCACAAAACGAGCTGAAACCATTAACACTCCTGCTGGAGTAATTGATACTGTCGTTGTTGGTTGGTATAGTGGAAAAAGTAATGAGATTTGGGTATCTGATGGATTTCCATTCCCTGTTAAAGCATTAACATATGCTTGGGTAACCACCGGCGTTGCTCCTGTTATGTTTCAATTTCAAATAATTGATTTCAAAGAGAATGTTGCAACCAGTCCCTTTGCAAATGTAGAATCAACTATTCAAAAATCTGATTTACTACACTGTCCAAAAGAATATTATGAATATACGAGTGGTCGTTCATCTACTAACACTTTTTCTATGATGATTCAGTATAACTATTCCCCAAAGGTTCCTCTTGAAGGATGTTTTATTGATTGGAAATTAAATTTCATGGATAAATATAATGATGTACAGTTTGTAGATCAAGTTCATTATGATATTTGGGTTGTTGATAAAGATGGTAACAGATTGCGTTCATATGCACAAGACATTGGACGTGCAGATTTGTTTAACGGATTTGGTCAGGCACACATACTTCTTCCAATAAAAGAAAATGCTGGACTTGTAAGATATATTATATTTGTTCATGGTACTGGACCCGAAAACTCAGTACCCGATGCATCTTTAGGCGGATATGCAGCTATAGACATTCAAATTTCAGAGAATCCTTATCTTACTGCAGCTAATGGTGATACTTCATCCCCAAAGATTCCATCTTGGATTAAAAATAATGCAGGTTGGTGGAAAGAAGGTTCAATTGATGATAATTCATTTGTTCAAGGAATTCAATTCTTGATTAAACAGGGTATAATGAAAATTCCACCTACTACACAAGGTGCAGGTTCAGGATCCAATCAAATCCCAGCTTGGATAAAAAACAATGCAGGTTGGTGGGCAGAAGGTTCAATTGATGATAACTCTTTCATTCAAGGAATTCAATTTTTGATTAAAGAGGGAATAATGAAAATTAAGCAACCTAGTACATCTCCTCCATCCGGGTATCAACCTGAATCTCCATTCGGTTAG
- a CDS encoding TPR repeat-containing protein, with the protein MTGLFSYPKRQLKKLVKDGDYTEALEFGKSLQEKFSNDADYMFMMGSIYFILEESKKAIEYFEKSLNLNPNDVETLTLKTNAHLSLQQKDEAIDCCKKIIKLEPKNYEAHGLLEKLESL; encoded by the coding sequence ATGACAGGACTATTTAGTTATCCAAAACGACAACTCAAAAAATTAGTTAAAGATGGAGATTATACTGAAGCACTTGAATTTGGAAAAAGTTTACAAGAAAAATTTTCTAATGATGCTGATTATATGTTTATGATGGGTAGCATTTATTTTATTTTGGAAGAATCAAAAAAAGCCATAGAATATTTCGAAAAATCTTTGAATCTAAATCCCAACGATGTGGAGACTTTGACTCTAAAAACAAACGCACATCTTTCATTACAGCAAAAAGATGAGGCAATAGACTGTTGTAAAAAAATCATAAAACTAGAACCTAAAAATTACGAGGCACATGGCCTACTTGAAAAATTAGAGTCACTTTGA
- a CDS encoding hypothetical protein (hypothetical protein Nmar_0469) — MTIIVTSKKTNLATRLMIIIGINIRNTMTFSEIVLDLQQELKTNLPQIRFMLKKNPAMTYTRIVEIGKQVGKKYNIKLIVNFPKEGRIDEFDMYGKRDLSLIIDYEKTRFPINREIIKEKAREVLGDIKVEDAYMYENKEGVRVFTDNWKIDILPHSVHIWTEFNEKVTEFCNWLLENAYEIKKYPNK; from the coding sequence ATGACAATTATTGTTACATCTAAAAAAACTAATCTTGCCACCAGATTAATGATTATAATAGGAATTAACATCAGAAATACTATGACATTCTCTGAGATAGTTTTAGATCTTCAACAAGAATTGAAAACAAATCTACCTCAAATTCGTTTTATGTTAAAGAAGAATCCTGCAATGACATATACCAGAATCGTTGAAATTGGAAAGCAGGTCGGTAAAAAATACAACATAAAGTTAATTGTAAATTTTCCAAAGGAAGGACGAATAGATGAATTTGACATGTACGGTAAACGAGATCTCAGCTTAATCATAGATTATGAAAAAACAAGATTTCCAATTAATAGAGAGATAATCAAAGAAAAAGCAAGAGAGGTTTTGGGCGACATTAAAGTTGAAGATGCATACATGTATGAAAATAAAGAAGGAGTTAGGGTGTTTACAGATAATTGGAAGATAGACATTCTACCTCATTCAGTACACATTTGGACTGAATTTAATGAAAAAGTAACAGAATTTTGTAATTGGTTATTGGAAAATGCCTATGAGATTAAAAAATATCCAAATAAATAA
- a CDS encoding hypothetical protein (hypothetical protein Nmar_0470): MGYDGLRTDDESERTDNVNDYKITCIDFIKDISHDYEAWVDYYKLPEEEDKRRRTGIRATIERTNEWIAKVAQTIKAVDVVMNDGIQKMAESTAGKPFAIGVFVNGKSSYTNAKAGMIDVNVKSSGREGRKTKLGFHFKDDRFRIESTCGAFLDETNLPTQEFDLMDINLKLYAENAQQRDVISFTVTVSEMDNDIEFDRRGVTTIIHIV; the protein is encoded by the coding sequence ATGGGTTATGATGGTCTGAGAACCGATGACGAATCTGAAAGAACAGATAATGTTAATGACTACAAAATAACATGCATTGATTTTATCAAAGATATTTCTCATGATTATGAAGCATGGGTAGATTACTACAAACTACCAGAAGAAGAAGACAAAAGAAGACGTACTGGTATTAGAGCAACTATAGAAAGAACAAACGAGTGGATTGCAAAAGTTGCTCAGACGATAAAAGCAGTTGATGTAGTTATGAATGATGGAATTCAAAAGATGGCAGAATCAACTGCAGGTAAACCATTTGCAATTGGGGTGTTTGTAAATGGTAAATCAAGTTACACTAATGCAAAAGCGGGTATGATTGACGTGAATGTAAAGTCTAGCGGTAGAGAAGGAAGAAAGACTAAACTTGGTTTTCATTTCAAAGATGATAGATTTAGGATTGAATCCACATGTGGAGCATTTCTAGATGAGACAAACTTACCTACTCAAGAATTTGATTTGATGGACATTAATCTTAAACTATACGCAGAAAATGCACAACAACGTGATGTGATATCATTTACTGTAACTGTTAGTGAAATGGACAATGATATTGAATTTGATAGACGAGGGGTTACTACTATTATTCATATAGTGTAA
- a CDS encoding hypothetical protein (hypothetical protein Nmar_0473), with product MGIEENLFSAMLITKGRNTGKSHSVMLRAVKYNDRIYFSRHKPDGDWFQNAIKNPDVIIEYNNSTYKGKAKVVEDENLERKISQLKYPGEKRAEEKRVALEITLYE from the coding sequence ATGGGCATTGAAGAGAATCTGTTTAGTGCAATGCTAATCACTAAAGGCAGGAATACAGGAAAGTCGCATTCGGTAATGTTGCGTGCTGTAAAATATAACGACAGAATTTATTTTTCAAGGCACAAACCAGATGGAGACTGGTTCCAAAATGCCATAAAAAATCCAGATGTAATCATAGAATACAACAATTCCACGTATAAAGGCAAAGCAAAAGTAGTTGAAGATGAAAATTTGGAGCGAAAAATTTCTCAATTAAAATACCCAGGAGAAAAAAGAGCTGAAGAAAAAAGGGTTGCCTTAGAGATTACACTATATGAATAA
- a CDS encoding hypothetical protein (hypothetical protein Nmar_0474) translates to MSVKLEDMPENMATADNFVGKKVIDREGISYGKVKHIHINQKTLSVSGVTIHQGFHKDYFLSSDYIDKFTDETLLLSRPPIRTDVPVVDIDGHKIGKISRLVRHPDTNELESIEVHDGIIHSKIIHKSEIWGVGEKIILKLTKEEYKNLK, encoded by the coding sequence ATGTCAGTAAAACTAGAAGATATGCCTGAAAATATGGCTACTGCAGATAATTTTGTTGGAAAAAAGGTCATAGATAGAGAAGGAATTTCTTATGGTAAAGTAAAACACATTCACATTAATCAAAAAACTCTTTCTGTTTCAGGAGTTACAATTCACCAAGGATTTCACAAAGATTATTTTTTGTCCTCAGACTATATAGACAAATTTACAGATGAAACTCTCTTACTCAGTAGACCTCCTATCAGAACAGATGTGCCAGTTGTTGATATTGATGGTCATAAAATAGGGAAAATATCTAGACTAGTACGACATCCAGATACTAACGAACTAGAATCTATTGAAGTTCATGATGGAATTATTCATTCCAAAATCATCCACAAATCAGAAATTTGGGGCGTAGGCGAAAAAATCATTCTAAAATTAACTAAAGAAGAATATAAAAATCTCAAATAA
- a CDS encoding daunorubicin resistance ABC transporter ATPase subunit: protein MIKSVNVLYSVETRSLSKLFGTVKAVDDISFAVESGEIFGFLGPNGAGKSTTIMILTTLLKPSTGKALVSGFDVMTQPKQVRQSIGYVQQESTVDEYLTGRENLLLQARLNHIPKNQINKRIDEVLELIELSDKQNDPVVTYSGGMRKRLDIAGGLLHHPKVLFLDEPTVGLDIQTRRKIWEYIKKIHKEFEMTIFLTTHYMEEADQLCDRIGIIDHGKIQIIDSPQNMKNAMGNEVISLVFENGNSVEFLSQLKQIEFIKKINQDNNKLTIFTSNGTEVIPKIFQISSTLQVKIISISLTQPTLDDVFISYTGREIRDADTGFNRKLEHAKMKRLRA from the coding sequence TTGATAAAGTCGGTTAATGTATTGTATTCTGTAGAGACTAGATCTCTCTCAAAACTTTTTGGTACTGTTAAAGCAGTAGATGATATCTCGTTTGCAGTTGAATCTGGTGAGATCTTTGGATTTCTTGGACCAAATGGTGCAGGTAAGAGTACTACTATAATGATTCTTACAACATTACTCAAGCCTTCAACTGGAAAAGCATTAGTTTCTGGATTTGATGTGATGACTCAGCCAAAGCAAGTACGTCAAAGTATTGGTTATGTTCAACAGGAATCTACAGTAGATGAATATCTCACAGGACGGGAAAATCTACTTTTACAGGCACGACTAAATCATATCCCAAAAAATCAAATCAACAAAAGAATTGATGAAGTCTTAGAACTCATCGAATTATCTGATAAACAAAATGATCCTGTCGTTACGTATTCTGGTGGAATGAGAAAACGATTAGATATTGCTGGTGGATTATTGCATCATCCCAAGGTTTTATTTTTAGACGAACCTACAGTTGGACTTGATATTCAAACCCGTCGTAAAATATGGGAGTATATCAAAAAAATTCACAAAGAATTTGAAATGACTATCTTTCTAACTACTCATTATATGGAAGAAGCAGACCAACTCTGTGATCGGATTGGAATTATTGATCACGGCAAGATTCAGATAATTGATTCACCACAAAACATGAAAAATGCAATGGGTAATGAAGTAATATCTTTGGTATTTGAAAATGGAAATTCTGTCGAGTTTTTATCTCAACTTAAACAAATTGAGTTTATAAAAAAAATAAATCAAGATAACAACAAATTAACAATATTCACATCCAATGGCACTGAAGTAATTCCAAAAATATTTCAGATATCTTCCACTCTTCAAGTAAAAATTATTTCAATCTCGCTAACTCAACCTACTCTTGATGATGTCTTTATCTCCTATACTGGCAGAGAAATAAGAGATGCAGATACTGGATTCAATAGAAAACTAGAGCATGCAAAAATGAAGAGGCTGCGTGCATGA
- a CDS encoding ABC-2 type transporter, with the protein MNSLMYDTYTIFWRELKRYKKSRSGVLIRLIQPAIWIIVIGNTFSGTQPLIQSVGFEGKYIEFMAPGVIILTAIFTSIFGGVNTLWDRRYGFMNKALTSPVSRSSIALGKMGAISLISALQASLIVGIALAIGVSFPNPIMILPIMAIVVLFSMGFSGISVIVAATAKSQETFWGIINFLGMPLFMLSPALFPLELLPDWLATIAKLNPVTYTVLLVREMMTGVSEGGISAFLSIGIICVFVLVMVGLASYVFTREVNKPF; encoded by the coding sequence ATGAATTCGTTAATGTATGATACTTATACGATTTTTTGGAGAGAACTAAAACGATACAAAAAATCACGTAGTGGAGTTTTAATTCGATTAATACAACCTGCAATTTGGATCATAGTAATTGGAAATACATTTTCTGGAACTCAACCCCTAATTCAATCAGTTGGATTTGAAGGAAAATATATTGAATTTATGGCCCCTGGTGTGATCATTTTAACTGCAATTTTTACTAGCATTTTTGGAGGAGTCAACACTTTATGGGATAGACGATATGGCTTTATGAATAAGGCATTAACGTCTCCTGTATCTCGCTCTTCAATTGCTCTTGGAAAAATGGGTGCAATCTCATTAATTTCTGCATTACAGGCAAGTTTGATTGTAGGAATTGCTTTGGCAATAGGAGTATCTTTTCCAAATCCAATAATGATCTTACCAATTATGGCAATAGTGGTTTTGTTTTCTATGGGCTTTTCAGGAATTTCTGTTATAGTTGCTGCTACTGCAAAATCTCAAGAAACTTTTTGGGGGATAATTAATTTTCTTGGGATGCCTTTGTTTATGTTGAGTCCTGCACTTTTCCCACTAGAGTTATTGCCTGACTGGCTTGCAACTATTGCAAAACTTAATCCTGTAACCTACACCGTTTTGTTGGTTAGAGAGATGATGACCGGGGTTTCTGAAGGTGGAATATCTGCATTTTTGAGTATTGGAATTATCTGTGTATTTGTTTTAGTGATGGTTGGTTTAGCAAGCTATGTTTTCACCAGAGAAGTTAACAAACCGTTTTGA
- a CDS encoding major intrinsic protein, which translates to MGYSNLQIFIVELIGTFILVVFATGSIVYDTQTGGTLGIAFAAVAPFIALIIGVYSFGKISLAHFNPAVTIGYFITGHISKIQVLYYFAAEIIGALLGSLFVQSFIGTAANLGANAPNYDFPLFLIFSIEVLASALLMAVIFTVVYTKGLKGFSGIVIGGIVGLDIFFLAFISGASMNPARAFAPALLSGTLGDLWLYWTAPFVGTMIIAFLFRKKFALQK; encoded by the coding sequence ATGGGATATTCAAATTTACAAATTTTCATAGTTGAATTAATTGGAACTTTTATTCTAGTGGTATTTGCTACTGGATCTATTGTTTATGACACTCAAACAGGTGGAACATTAGGAATTGCGTTTGCTGCAGTGGCACCATTTATTGCATTAATAATTGGAGTCTATTCTTTTGGAAAAATCTCATTGGCACATTTTAATCCTGCAGTAACAATTGGATATTTCATCACAGGACATATTTCAAAAATTCAGGTATTATATTATTTTGCAGCAGAAATTATCGGTGCATTGCTTGGTTCTTTGTTTGTTCAGAGTTTTATTGGAACTGCAGCAAATCTAGGAGCAAATGCCCCAAATTACGATTTTCCATTATTTTTGATTTTTTCAATTGAAGTATTAGCATCTGCATTGTTAATGGCTGTGATTTTTACTGTAGTTTACACCAAAGGACTCAAAGGATTTAGTGGAATTGTTATAGGTGGAATTGTTGGATTGGATATATTTTTCCTAGCTTTTATTTCAGGAGCATCTATGAATCCTGCTAGGGCATTTGCTCCCGCGTTGCTATCTGGAACTCTAGGTGATCTGTGGTTATATTGGACTGCACCGTTTGTAGGAACCATGATTATTGCGTTTTTATTCAGAAAAAAATTTGCTTTGCAAAAATAG
- a CDS encoding glutamate-1-semialdehyde-2,1-aminomutase, with protein sequence MSKSHKLFHDAKKVIPSGVNSPVRFFEPYPFFAKKSDGSHIWDEDNKKYIDFCNGYGALLLGHRRKEILTAVSKQLKQGTLFCTPTNSEIELSKLIIGNFSSIEKVRLVNTGGEATMTAIRLARGFTKKKKIIKFEGCYHGAHDSVLVKAGSGSAHNGISVSDGGLDEVSKNTLVAPYNNSEELEKIISKNKDVAGVIIEPILANMGLILPQKNFLSDVRKITKDNNIPLIFDEVVTGFRVSPGGAQQYFGIKPDITTLAKTLGSGFVIAAVGGKKEIMNLLSPGGKVYQASTYAGNPVSVSAAIASIKTINKVKNQLYSKLEKYNAFLTSAIDDLASAMKIPHQINSTSSMFQIFFTDKPVTDYISSKNADSKKFKKMFDVLLKNGIFIAPSQFEVVFLSDAHTKDDLSNTVNAYETALKTVKN encoded by the coding sequence TTGTCAAAATCTCATAAATTATTTCATGATGCTAAAAAAGTGATTCCATCTGGAGTGAATAGTCCAGTAAGATTTTTTGAGCCATATCCATTTTTTGCCAAAAAATCAGACGGTTCGCATATTTGGGATGAAGATAATAAAAAATACATTGATTTTTGTAATGGTTATGGTGCATTACTGCTAGGACATCGAAGAAAAGAAATTCTTACAGCTGTATCAAAACAACTTAAACAAGGAACTTTGTTTTGCACTCCCACAAATTCTGAAATAGAACTATCAAAATTAATTATAGGCAATTTTTCATCTATTGAAAAAGTTAGATTGGTAAATACTGGTGGGGAGGCTACTATGACTGCTATAAGATTAGCACGTGGATTTACAAAAAAGAAAAAGATCATAAAGTTTGAAGGGTGTTATCATGGTGCACATGATTCTGTTTTGGTAAAAGCCGGTTCAGGTTCTGCACATAATGGAATTTCTGTATCTGATGGTGGACTAGATGAAGTTTCAAAAAATACCCTTGTTGCTCCCTATAACAACTCTGAAGAACTTGAAAAAATCATATCCAAAAACAAAGATGTTGCTGGAGTAATCATAGAGCCGATTCTTGCTAACATGGGGTTAATTTTACCACAAAAGAATTTTTTATCTGATGTAAGAAAAATCACCAAAGATAATAACATTCCATTGATCTTTGATGAAGTTGTTACAGGTTTTAGGGTATCTCCAGGTGGTGCACAACAATATTTTGGAATAAAACCAGATATTACAACTTTGGCAAAAACATTAGGAAGTGGATTTGTAATTGCAGCAGTTGGTGGTAAAAAAGAAATAATGAATCTGCTTTCTCCCGGAGGTAAAGTCTATCAGGCAAGCACTTATGCTGGAAACCCTGTATCTGTTAGCGCAGCAATAGCATCGATTAAAACAATAAACAAAGTAAAAAATCAACTGTATTCAAAACTTGAAAAGTATAACGCATTTCTTACTAGTGCAATAGATGACTTGGCAAGTGCTATGAAAATACCTCATCAAATCAATTCGACATCTTCCATGTTTCAAATATTTTTTACAGACAAACCTGTGACTGATTACATCTCTTCCAAAAATGCTGATTCCAAAAAATTCAAAAAAATGTTTGATGTGTTATTGAAAAATGGTATTTTTATCGCTCCATCTCAATTTGAAGTTGTTTTTCTATCTGATGCACATACAAAAGATGATTTATCAAATACAGTCAATGCTTATGAGACTGCATTAAAGACGGTGAAGAATTGA
- a CDS encoding porphobilinogen deaminase, whose amino-acid sequence MIGARGSQLSLAQTKLVISELKKITPDVDFEIKSIKTKGDTDARPLFTIDQKGIFEKEIDRAVADGEVDFAVHSLKDVPSQLVENLTLASIPKREMVNDIFISSDGTTLDSIKSGAVIGTSSLRRAVQITRKRSDVTVRPIRGNIETRIKKVTDKIFDGIVLAQAGISRLGIDVQYTPLSIQDFSPSPGQGALAIVSRKDESSTISMLKKIEDTDSRLEIEAERSLSDFVDSGCRFPIGAYAKSNGNQMTLSVSAFSVDGKKSLFVEKSGDKNDPFSLGKSVGEELHKKGVNDLAINWRKKVEEWNKQ is encoded by the coding sequence GTGATTGGAGCAAGAGGTAGTCAATTATCTCTTGCACAAACTAAATTGGTAATTTCTGAACTAAAAAAAATAACTCCAGACGTAGACTTTGAAATAAAATCAATTAAGACAAAAGGTGATACCGATGCAAGACCATTATTTACAATTGATCAAAAAGGAATTTTTGAAAAAGAGATTGATAGGGCAGTAGCTGATGGGGAGGTAGATTTTGCAGTACATAGTCTTAAAGATGTTCCATCCCAGCTAGTTGAAAATTTGACTTTGGCATCTATTCCAAAAAGAGAAATGGTTAACGATATTTTTATTTCATCAGATGGCACCACTCTTGATTCTATAAAATCAGGTGCTGTAATCGGTACTAGCTCTTTGAGACGTGCTGTTCAAATCACTAGAAAAAGATCTGATGTTACAGTTAGACCAATACGTGGAAATATTGAAACAAGAATCAAAAAAGTAACTGACAAAATTTTTGATGGTATAGTTTTAGCACAAGCTGGAATTTCAAGATTGGGTATTGATGTGCAATACACTCCATTATCAATTCAAGATTTTTCTCCATCTCCAGGACAAGGCGCATTAGCTATAGTATCACGCAAAGATGAATCTTCTACTATTTCAATGCTGAAAAAAATTGAAGACACTGACTCTCGATTAGAGATTGAGGCTGAACGCTCACTTTCCGACTTTGTAGATTCTGGGTGTCGTTTTCCAATTGGAGCATATGCTAAATCCAATGGAAATCAAATGACCTTGAGTGTATCTGCATTTTCAGTCGATGGGAAAAAATCTCTCTTTGTAGAGAAATCTGGGGACAAAAATGATCCTTTCTCACTTGGTAAAAGTGTGGGTGAGGAACTTCATAAGAAGGGCGTAAATGACCTTGCAATAAATTGGAGAAAAAAAGTAGAGGAATGGAATAAACAATGA
- a CDS encoding uroporphyrin-III C-methyltransferase yields MSGTVYLVGAGPGDSKLITLRAVELLQKADVVLYDRLVSKKIISMISKSAQKVYVGRAVGDDTTHQNNTNELMVKFAKSKKNVVRLKGGDPIIFGRGGEEAEYLKENKIKYEIVPGITSGIGSATYAGIPLTHRKYASSVVFVTGHEDPEKKNESVKWKRLAKSVDTIVIMMGLSRIDVICKQLIAGGLDKQTPVAVIQNGTTPQQKILIGTISNIAKLVKTNKIKPPTNIIIGKVVDLSSIIGWRKNA; encoded by the coding sequence ATGAGCGGTACCGTGTATTTAGTTGGGGCAGGACCTGGGGATAGCAAATTAATCACTTTGAGAGCAGTTGAACTCTTACAAAAAGCAGATGTCGTATTGTACGATCGATTGGTAAGCAAAAAAATCATTTCAATGATTTCAAAATCTGCTCAAAAAGTATACGTTGGAAGAGCAGTAGGTGATGATACAACTCATCAAAACAACACCAATGAATTAATGGTAAAATTTGCAAAATCCAAAAAAAATGTCGTTCGACTAAAGGGTGGTGATCCAATAATTTTTGGCAGAGGTGGAGAAGAGGCAGAATATCTTAAAGAAAATAAAATAAAATATGAAATAGTTCCTGGAATTACTTCTGGAATTGGGTCCGCTACTTATGCTGGAATTCCACTAACTCATAGAAAATATGCATCATCGGTTGTATTTGTTACAGGACATGAGGATCCTGAAAAGAAAAATGAATCAGTCAAATGGAAACGTCTTGCAAAATCAGTTGACACAATTGTAATTATGATGGGTCTTTCAAGAATTGATGTTATTTGTAAACAGCTTATTGCAGGAGGTTTGGATAAACAAACACCTGTAGCAGTAATTCAAAATGGTACAACACCACAACAAAAAATTCTGATTGGAACTATATCTAATATAGCAAAACTGGTAAAGACAAATAAAATTAAACCTCCTACAAATATCATAATAGGCAAAGTTGTCGATCTATCAAGTATTATCGGATGGAGAAAAAATGCTTGA
- a CDS encoding uroporphyrinogen III synthase HEM4: protein MLEGKIIAITRSKDDSTEFIDLVTKNNARPISLPTIELVSKGEKIVDEFLDSVKYYKPDYSVFMSSKAVTLLFDTAKKVSKFEQLQLAVANTIVMAVGPKTKIALEKEGIRPAYMPNIFSSVGVGELFTKLHAVGKKVIVPRSGASTPFLKELLEKIGIDVKEIHLYDVCAFRDTTQWNEFRELFSQNKINGIVFTSASSVRAFFEIMSKDYDQNSLLKNLEKLSVVSIGPFTSDELKKFNIKNTISQVHTVPGAFDTIKNIFSEA, encoded by the coding sequence ATGCTTGAGGGAAAAATAATTGCAATTACTCGTTCAAAAGACGATTCTACTGAATTTATTGATTTAGTGACAAAAAATAACGCAAGACCGATATCGTTACCAACAATTGAGCTAGTAAGTAAAGGAGAAAAAATAGTCGATGAGTTTTTAGATTCAGTAAAATATTACAAACCTGACTATTCTGTATTTATGAGTTCTAAAGCTGTTACGTTGCTCTTTGATACTGCAAAAAAAGTCTCCAAGTTTGAACAGTTACAACTAGCAGTAGCAAATACTATTGTTATGGCAGTAGGCCCTAAAACAAAAATTGCGCTGGAAAAAGAAGGAATTAGACCTGCATATATGCCAAATATTTTTTCGTCAGTTGGTGTTGGGGAACTATTTACAAAATTACACGCTGTAGGAAAAAAAGTAATTGTGCCTAGAAGTGGAGCATCTACACCTTTTTTGAAAGAACTCTTGGAGAAAATAGGAATTGATGTCAAAGAGATTCATTTGTATGATGTATGTGCATTTAGAGATACCACTCAATGGAATGAATTCAGAGAATTATTTTCTCAAAATAAAATCAATGGAATTGTATTTACCAGTGCTTCATCTGTTAGGGCCTTTTTTGAAATAATGTCAAAAGATTATGATCAAAATTCATTATTGAAAAATTTGGAAAAACTATCTGTGGTTTCAATTGGACCTTTTACATCAGATGAACTAAAAAAATTCAATATCAAAAATACAATTTCTCAAGTCCATACAGTCCCTGGAGCTTTTGATACAATCAAAAATATTTTTTCAGAAGCATAA
- a CDS encoding hypothetical protein (hypothetical protein Nmar_1373) yields the protein MASFYHALFFPAIINGLFLAIVTRTGIDVSPSGIGLMIFGFLQPYVNEQNVLIFRVVEFILFFLPWISLAIVVIRLG from the coding sequence ATGGCATCGTTTTATCATGCATTATTTTTTCCAGCAATCATTAATGGGTTGTTTTTAGCTATTGTAACTAGGACAGGCATAGACGTATCACCATCTGGAATTGGATTGATGATTTTCGGTTTTTTACAACCATATGTTAATGAGCAGAACGTACTAATCTTTAGAGTTGTAGAATTCATCTTATTTTTCTTACCTTGGATTTCGCTGGCAATTGTTGTGATACGATTGGGGTAA